One Nicotiana tomentosiformis chromosome 1, ASM39032v3, whole genome shotgun sequence genomic window, TTTCACAGGCGCATTCTGGAGAGAATTGTTCAGCTTGTTGGGAACTCAATTGCACTTCTCAACAAGTTtccatccacagacagatgggcAAACGGAAAGGATTAATGCCTTGCTTGAATGCTATCTGAGGCATTATGTCAGCGCCAATCAGAGAGACTGGGCTAAGCTACTGGACATAGCTCAATTCTCTTACAACTTGCAACGCAGCGAGGCGACTGGGAAGAGTCCCTTCGAGCTTGCAACTGGGCAACAGCCCAACACTCCTCAGTCATTGCCCGCCAACGTCGGATTGAAGAATCCGGGGGCTTTTCACATGGCCAAGTTTTGGGAGGAACAAGCCGATCTAGCCAGGTCATATCTTGACAAGGCTGCGCGTAAAATGAAGAAATTTGCAGATCGGAAATGTCGTCCAGTCAATTACCGGATTGGAGACAGGGTCATGGTGAAACTAAATCCACGGCAGTTCAAATCACTGCGAGGCGTACATCATAGTTTGATTCACCGATATGAGGGTCCGTTCGAAATTGTTGCCAAAGTAGGGATAATATCATATCGACTGGACATGCCGCGTCATCTGAAAATCTATCCCGTCTTCCATGCTAGCCAACTTAAACCATATTTCGAAGACatggaagacaaggatcgggcgCAGACCAGTCGAAGCCAGATCTTTGCTACTCCGCCAGCAACAGACAAGCAGTTGGAGGCCATCATAGACCATCAGTTGGTCCGTGGAAAAGGATGGGGCAATTCAAGCGCGCAGTTCCTTGTTCATTGGAAAGGAACTTCGTTAGAGGAGGCATCATGGGAGAAGTTTGAAGACTTGTGGCAGTTCAAGGAACAAGTCCACGATTATCTTCAGTTATGTGGCGCCGGGGTCGTCGCCATTTCAGGTGGGGGAGCGTGCACCGCCCCGCCATCGCACCTATTAATTTTCAGCAAAACCAGCGATAGCGAGCCTTGTCCGAGCTCAACTCTCGGACTGCCATCAGAAGGTCATGGCTGACATCATATCCCACAAAGTCTGCCTTTCCAGGTTTTCATGCAGGAATCCAGGCAACTTCCCATTAAGGAATCCAGGCAGGAATCCAGGTAGCTTTTCATCCAGGAATCCAGGCACCTTTCCAGGCTGGAATGCACCAAGCTGTTTTAGACAGCCAACCAACCCTTTGTATATCCATTTTAGTTCTATAAATAGGCTTTGTTTTCATTCTTTGTAAGGCATCAGATATTGAATAAACACAACAGAAAATTGGCACTTGCCTCCCAAATTCGAGTCTCTTTATTTCAAAGCTTTCTTGCTTGTTTCGTGTGATTGCCATCGCTTTTAGCACGATTGTGCTAATTATTGTCTAAGGGCTGAAGCTAGGTAGCAGTCAGGCTTACTTTGCTGCCCTCGCCGAACCTTCAGAAAAACGGTTCCGcgacaagtggtatcagagcttaggttcTCGCATGGCTAAGAACTCACACCGTAACGTTGAAGAAACCCACATTGAAGAGAACCCAGAACCACAAAGAGGCATGGGTCGAAAGCGCGACAAAAGTAGGTCCAGGGATGCATCTCCACCTGAAAGTGAGTTGCTGCCCTATACTGCACCCGAAACTTCTCAAGCTATATCTCTAGACGAGAGAGTTTGTATGATAGAGAAGGGTCTAGAGGCCACACATCGTCGTATTTCCGCTGCAGAAATCAATATTTGTTCACTTGAGTCAGTTGCCCTTGATGGACTTCAAGAAGTCAGAGGGAACGTTCAGGAGCAAGATGACGGGCTAAACAACCTTGAACTCAAGCTCACTGAGGCTTTGTCTTCCTTACAGGCAGAAGTTGAAGCTTTAAGACAACGCCTAGAGGAGACAGAAGGAACCACTGGGCGAGGTCCCATCACTGTCCGAGAAACACGTATCGAGGCTCCCAAACCCAAAGAATTTCGAGGTGAAAGAAGCGCTCAAGACGTGGAAAACTTCTTGTGGCAGCTGGATGCTTATTTCGAGCATGTAAGCATTACCAGCGATGCTGCCAAAATCCGAACGGCAGCCATGTATTTATCTGAAACCGCCATACTTTGGTGGCGCCGAAAGAAGGCAGATATGGAGAAAGGGACGTGCTTCATTGATACCTGGAAGCAGTTCAAAGAGGAGCTAAAACGGCAGTTTTATCCTCAAAATGTTGTGCACGAAGCTCGCCGACAGTTGAGAGAGCTTAGGCAAACATCCTCCATCCGTGAGTACGTAAAGGAGTTTACAAAGCTCACCCTTCAGATCCCCAACTTAACAAGTGAGGATCTATTGTTCCATTTCTTGGATGGCTTGCAGAATTGGGCCAAACAAGAATTACAAAGGCGACAGATCGACGACGTCGATGAGGCTATTGTAGTAGCCGAGTCATTAGCAGATTTCCGGACCGGAGCGTCTAAGGGAAACAACAATCGGAGCCAAGCTGCTGCTGCTCCAAAGGCGGACACCAATCGAGGCAAAGGCAGATTCATTCCCAATCGGAGCAATGATAATCGAGGTAACCGCAATCACTCTTTTAATTATCGCAAGGACTATGATGATAAGAGGAAAGGAGCACCAAAGGCTGCTCAGCGAGATGTTTGTTATCTTTGCGGTAACCATTCTCATTCTGCTCGAGATTGTCCTACTCTAAACAAGTTAGGAGCAATCGTCGCAGCACACCAGCAGCAAGGACAAACTGCTGCGCCTATTGGTAGGCAACCGGAGGAGCGAAGAGCACCAGCTGATGGTGCAGGACTAGAGAAGAACAAGGCCGTAGGCTTGTTCAATCATATGGCCTTGATAAACCATATGACCATTGCCGCTATTGCTGCCCAACCGCCTCGTATGAGGCCACGTGAATCTTTATTCGTCGATGCCAAGTTGAATGGCAAAGACGTACGCATCATGGTGGATACAGGTGCGACTCATAACTTTGTGACGAAAGAACGAGCTAGGGAGCTTGGACTTGCTTTCATATCCAGCGACACGATAATGAAGACTGTCAATGCCCTTCCCACTACCGTTCATGGCTTTGCTCCTAACGTACAGATTGCTTTAGGAGACTGGCAGGGATTGACAGACTTCACTGTTGCTCCCATGGATGTCTTTGACATCATTCTAGGATTGGACTTTTGGTACGAGGTCAACGCACTTATTGCACCACGTATCAACCAGCTTCACATAAGCGATCCTGGAGGTTCATGTATTGTGCCCCTTGTTCGGGTACCACAAACCGGAGTGTATCTGTCAGCGATGCAACTTGTGAAAGGCTTCAAGAAAGGAGAACCAACATTTCTTGCAACCTTGACGGGAATCGTTGAGCATTCCCTTGAGGCAGTAGCATTGCCTCCCCGTATTGAGCAAGTCCTTGAAGATAATAAGGACGTGATGCCGGAGGAACTTCCCAAACATTTGCCACCACGGAGGGAAGTTGATCATCAGATCGAGCTGGTTCCAGGGGCAAAGCCACCTGTCATGTCGCCTTATCGCATGGCGCCCCCAGAACTGGAGGAATTGAGGAAGCAACTCAAGGAGTTGCTAGAGGCTGGCCACATACGACCATCCAAAGCACCTTACGGAGCTCCTGTCTTatttcagaagaagaaggagggtaCCATGCGGTTATGTATTGATTACAGGGCCCTTAACAAGGTCACGGTAAAGAATAAGTACCCTATCCCTCTTATTGCTGATTTATTTGATCGTTTGGGGCAGGCAAAGGTGTTCACCAAGATGGATCTGAGGAAAGGTTATTACCAAGTGCGGATTGCGGATGGAGACGAGCCCAAGACAACCTGTGTTACACGATATGGGGCTTTTGAATGGTTggtaatgccattcggtttaacaaatgctccagcaaccTTCTGCACTTTGATGAACAAACTATTCCATCCCTTCTTGGATCAGTTCGTTGTCATCTATCTAGATGATATCGTGGTTTACAGCAACGACATGGAGGACCATGCAGAACATCTCCGCAAGGTATTCCAGGTACTAAGGGAAAATGATCTGTGCGTCAAGCGGGAGAAATGCAGCTTTGCACAGCCCGTAGTACAATTCCTTGGGCATACAATCAGCCACGGGGAAATTCGGATGGATAGGGACAAGGTGGAAGCTATCCACGACTGGGAAGCTCCAACAAAGGTGCCGGAACTTCGGTCCTTTCTTGGCTTAGCCAACTATTATCGGAGATTCATCTTTGGTTACTCGGCTATTGCATCTCCCCTCACTGACTTGCTGAAGAAGGACAGAGAGTGGGAATGGAGCGACATATGCCAGAAGGCATTCGAGAAACTCAAGGCAGCAATCACCAAGGAACCCGTATTGGCCCTGCCTGATTTCTCGAAGGTATTTGAAGTCCAGACTGATGCGTCTGACTTTGCTATAGGAGGCGTGCTGATGCAAGATGGCCATCCTATAGCTTTTGAGAGTCGAAAGCTGAATGACGCTGAAAGGCGTTACACTGTCCAAGAGAAGGAAATGACTGCTGTAGTTCACTACTTAAGGACTTGGCGTCATTATTTGCTGGGAGCACATTTTGTTGTCAAGACTGACAACGTTGCAACAAGCTACTTCCAGACGCAGAAGAAGCTATCTGCCAAGCAAGCTCGTTGGCAAGATTTCTTGGCAGAATTCGACTACACCCTGGAATACAAGCCAGGAAAAGCTAACGTAGTAGCCGATGCTTTAAGTCGCAAGACAATATTGGCAAACATGGTTAGCTCAGTAAGCAGTGGCATCATCCAGACCATCAAAGAAGGTATGCAACTTGATCCCTTAGCTAAACAACTTTTTGCTTTGGCCAGTCAGGGCAAAACTAAGCGCTTTTGGGAGGAAGATGGTCTCTTGTATACCTCTGGCAAGAGGATTTACGTGCCCAAATGGGAAAATCTCCGGCGTACTCTTCTGAAGGAAGGCCATGACTCTGCCTGGGCAGGTCATCCAGGGCAAAAATGCACAATGGCCCTGATCGAGTCTTCTTATTATTGGCCTCGGATGCGGGACGACATCGAGGTATATGTACGCACTTGTCTAGTTTGCCAGCAAGACAAGGTGGAATCCAAGCTTCCAGGGGGATTACTTGAGCCGCTGCCAGTTGCGGCGAAGCCATGGGACAGCATAACCATGGACTTCATCACGTGTTTGCCAAATTCGGAGGGATTCGGCACCATTATGGTGGTTGTCGACAGGTTCACCAAGTATGCAACATTCTCGGCCACCACTGCCGGTTGCAAAGCTAAGGAGGCAGCACGTATATTTTTGAGGGACATTGTGAAATATTGGGGTGTGCCTAAGCACATTGTAAGCGATCGAGACCCTCGTTTCACAGGCGCATTCTGGAGAGAATTGTTCAGCTTGTTGGGAACTCAATTGCACTTCTCAACAAGTTtccatccacagacagatgggcAAACGGAAAGGATTAATGCCTTGCTTGAATGCTATCTGAGGCATTATGTCAGCGCCAATCAGAGAGACTGGGCTAAGCTACTGGACATAGCTCAATTCTCTTACAACTTGCAACGCAGCGAGGCGACTGGGAAGAGTCCCTTCGAGCTTGCAACTGGGCAACAGCCCAACACTCCTCAGTCATTGCCCGCCAACGTCGGATTGAAGAATCCGGGGGCTTTTCACATGGCCAAGTTTTGGGAGGAACAAGCCGATCTAGCCAGGTCATATCTTGACAAGGCTGCGCGTAAAATGAAGAAATTTGCAGATCGGAAATGTCGTCCAGTCAATTACCGGATTGGAGACAGGGTCATGGTGAAACTAAATCCACGGCAGTTCAAATCACTGCGAGGCGTACATCATAGTTTGATTCACCGATATGAGGGTCCGTTCGAAATTGTTGCCAAAGTAGGGATAATATCATATCGACTGGACATGCCGCGTCATCTGAAAATCTATCCAGTCTTCCATGCTAGCCAACTTAAACCATATTTCGAAGACatggaagacaaggatcgggcgCAGACCAGTCGAAGCCAGATCTTTGCTACTCCGCCAGCAACAGACAAGCAGTTGGAGGCCATCATAGACCATCAGTTGGTCCGTGGAAAAGGATGGGGCAATTCAAGCGCGCAGTTCCTTGTTCATTGGAAAGGAACTTCGTTAGAGGAGGCATCATGGGAGAAGTTTGAAGACTTGTGGCAGTTCAAGGAACAAGTCCACGATTATCTTCAGTTGTGTGGCGCCGGGGTCGTCGCCATTTCAGGTGGGGGAGCGTGCACCGCCCCGCCATCGCACCTATTAATTTTCAGCAAAACCAGCGATAGCGAGCCTTGTCCGAGCTCAACTCTCGGACTGCCATCAGAAGGTCATGGCTGACATCATATCCCACAAAGTCTGCCTTTCCAGGTTTTCATGCAGGAATCCAGGCAACTTCCCATTAAGGAATCCAGGCAGGAATCCAGGCAGCTTTTCATCCAGGAATCCAGGCACCTTTCCAGGCTGGAATGCACCAAGCTGTTTTAGACAGCCAACCAACCCTTTGTATAGCCATTTTAGTTCTATAAATAGGCTTTGTTTTCATTCTTTGTAAGGCATCAGATATTGAATAAACACAACAGAAAATTGGCACTTGCCTCCCAAATTCGAGTCTCTTTATTTCAAAGCTTTCTTGCTTGTTTCGTGTGATTGCCATCGCTTTTAGCACGATTGTGCTAATTATTGTCTAAGGGCTGAAGCTAGGTAGCAGTCAGGCTTACTTTGCTGCCCTCGCCGAACCTTCAGAAAAACGGTTCCGCGACAAAATGCTTCTCTAACATCACAAACATGGCGGGTGGcaccagaatcaatccaccactcctttgGATTTCCCACTAAGTTGCATTCAGACAACATAGCGCACAAGTCATCAAtatcatcatttgtttgaaccatatttgcttgaccctttttcttctctttctttggagcacgacaTTCAACAGCTTTGTGTCCAACCTTTCCACAGTTGTGGAAATTTCCCTTGAATTTCTTCTTGCTGGGATAATTGTTTGGTCCAGAAGACTTCTTCCGCTTCTTCGGATTAGTTAGAGCAGTTTCAACAATATTACTCCCATAATTGTTGAGTTCCCACGTGTCTTCTTTTctgcagctttattgtcctcttcgatcctCAATCGAACGATGAGATCTTCGAGTTTTATCTCCTTGCAGTTGTGTTTCTAGTAATTCTTAAAGTCCCTCCATAAAGGAGAAAACTTCTCAATCATTGTTGCAACTTGAAACGCCTCATTGATGACCAAACCTTCaataaaaaattcataattaaTAATAgaattaatactttcaacataAGCATTAATTCAGATTATACCTTCAGCGAGGAGATCATGAATGATAACTTGCAGCTCTTGAACTTGGGTAATGACAGGCTTGCTGTCTACCATCTTATAGTCCAAAAACTTGGCTGCAACGAACTTCTTCAAACCGGCATCCTCGATTTTATACTTCTTTTCCAACGCCTCCCATAGTTCTTTAGAAGTTTCCACATTACTATAGACGTTGTAAAGATCAtcctccagtccgctaagaatgtaATTTTTGCATAAGAAATAGGAGTGCTTCCATGCCTTAGTCACCATAAAACATTCATTCTCAGGAGTTGATTCCGGCAGAACTGGAACATCCTctttgatgaacttctgtagactcaAAGTAGTCAAATAGAAGAATATCTTTTGTTGTCACTATTTGAagtcaatcccggaaaattttccagAATTTTCCGTCAGAGTCGATGGTGGCATAGAACGACTGGAAGACGTAACATTGCTCGTAGAGCCAACCACAGGAGTTCCTGTTTCTGTCATTTCTGTTAATCACAAACTAGAAGCAAAATTAATTAACGGTGAAGTATTTAAAATCTTCAAACCGAATAACTTTAACAGAAATAGATTACATATAACAGTGAAGATTTTATTTCTTCAAACCGAATATAAAAGGAGTAGAAAATCTGAAGATTTTAGTCTCCAAACTGAGAGTAGAAATCGCTAGGATTTAGTCTCCCACAAACAGAATATAATATGAATACAGAAAAATAAATTAAGTACCTTAAGCTTGTTAGAAATGTGTATTCGAAAATATATTCAAAAGCAGTAGCAATGGAAAAAATCAGAAATGTAGAAAAACAGAAAATGAAtctgagcccactgaattcataaTGTTTCCTTAAGaaacttaatcccctcctagtacccgaggtttaGGATTATTTACGCCCAGGATAGAACAGATAAcctcactggtgtagcggtacttcaaaccttAGTGATCAACGAACTCAAATAGCAGTAgtaaatcacacttactgttttcttttatgttaaaacaatgcagaaagaATAAGGAGAAATCAGAATTTTCATAAGAAAAATCTGAGGGAGAGTTCATGTATTTATAGCCAAAAACGTTGGGTTATACTGAAGAGTTACAACTCTTCAAGTAAGGTTGCAACTCAAAATGGTTATTTTATAAAACGGCTATTTATGCAAATTGCCAAATTCAAATTATAACGGGAAAATTAAAACGTAGAAAAATTGAATTACCGTTACAGTAAAGGTCTAATTTAGATTAATTAATATTGcgttaatattaacaaataaatttggtccaaaatattaatcaatcgatcgatcatttgaccgaatTTGAATCCGAAGctgagccgagcgacgacgactaCCGCATGAGGCTTATCTtattctcaactctttaagagctagaagaagagcaattgtatatatacccatcaaaagtattttcctcctccaatatgtgacaatgtccctttgtcaaggagggaaaatCAAATTTTCATTGACCCCAAAGTTCTATTTTATGGATTTCAAGATTTGTCCTTTGGGcttgtatagggtgaaatatgatatgatacGTGGTCATCTAAAGGTAGGACACATGGAACCCAAGAAAAggatggccgaagaccgaacgcagccatttcggttgtcaccggaaaggataaTGTTCATAAAAGTGTGTTAAATGCtttgcgcccggtagcatttaatagggaatattctgGAGGATTAAGAGCGACGGTTTGTTatagagaatttgacatttatgttcaccgttacgtcttcatcaatgaccctcataattggaaTTAAAGGAAGGCACGATCCTATGACCTCATTCCCTAGACATAACTATAAATAATAAgttcagttatcattgtaaaggacacgaattttctggcaaaacttatactatattctatacgaagtttaatacaatcttactttcttgctttttgatctcatcattgctgtgcccGGAGACCTTGTTCCCGGAATCGTTATCTCTCCTGTTTCGTCTATATTTCAAGGttaagtattgtacatttcttcaattattgtattatttcaggatcaaattagttcacttgtctagaaaccacgtacaaatttaactatatcgttttacgggtaaacagtttggcacctaccgtggggcctagacagtcatGCTATTAAATTggtccttgccttttttactaacgcgaATTGATTATGttgtcttagaaaaaatataaa contains:
- the LOC138906507 gene encoding uncharacterized protein, yielding MTETGTPVKFIKEDVPVLPESTPENECFMVTKAWKHSYFLCKNYILSGLEDDLYNVYSNVETSKELWEALEKKYKIEDAGLKKFVAAKFLDYKMVDSKPVITQVQELQVIIHDLLAEGLVINEAFQVATMIEKKEDTWELNNYGSNIVETALTNPKKRKKSSGPNNYPSKKKFKGNFHNCGKVGHKAVECRAPKKEKKKGQANMVQTNDDIDDLCAMLSECNLVGNPKEWWIDSGATRHVCDVREAFCRGTVFLKVRRGQQSKPDCYLASALRQ